One segment of Trachemys scripta elegans isolate TJP31775 chromosome 1, CAS_Tse_1.0, whole genome shotgun sequence DNA contains the following:
- the LOC117872816 gene encoding olfactory receptor 52E4-like yields the protein MSDSNTTDFTNPSTLILLGVPGLEAAHVWISIPFCTMYIIAILGNFTILFVVKMELSLHGPMYYFLCMLAVSDLVLSTSILPKTLSIFWFNSTEIDFSACLTQMYFIHCFLAMESGIFVAMALDRYVAICDPLRHSTILTNPMVAKIGLAVVLRGCVLVLPTPFLVRRWPYCRTNIIPHTHCEYMAVVKLACADIRVSSYYGLSVVFFVTGLDVLFIAVSYTQILRAIFSLPTKDTRLKTFGTCGSHLCVILAFYVPALFSFLTQRFGHNVALQFQVLMANVYLLVPPMLNPIIYGVRTKQIRDRLLWLFTHKGT from the coding sequence atgtcagattccaacacaactgacttcaccaacccctccaccctCATCCTTCTGGGTgttcctggcctggaggcagcccatgtctggatctccatccccttctgcaccatgtacatcatagccatcttggggaacttcaccatcctgttcGTCGTGAAGATGGAGCTGAGCCTTCAtgggcccatgtactatttcctctgcatgctggctgtcTCCGACCTGGTCCTGTCTACGTCCATCCTGCCAAAAAcactgagcatcttctggttcaattccacgGAGAtagatttcagtgcctgcctcacccagatgtacttcattcactgcttTTTAGCAATGGAGTCTGGGATCTTCGTGGCCATGGCTTTGGatcgctacgtggccatctgTGATCCCCTGAGGCATTCAACTATCCTGACAAATCCCATGGTGGCCAAGATTGGCCTGGCTGTGGTGCTGCGTGGTTGTGTGCTCGTactgcccactcccttcctggtGAGGcggtggccatattgcagaaccaacatcattCCTCACACGCACTGTGAGTACATGGCTGTGGTGAAGTTGGCCTGCGCTGACATCCGTGTTAGTAGTTACTACGGCCTCTCTGTGGTATTCTTTGTGACTGGTCTGGATGTGCTTTTTATCGCTGTGTCCTACACCCAGATCCTCAGAGccatcttcagcctccccacaaaggacaCTCGGCTtaagacttttgggacctgcgGCTCCCACCTCTGTGTGATCTTAGCCTTTTATGTCCcagctctcttctccttcctcacgCAGCGGTTTGGCCACAATGTGGCCCTGCAATTCCAAGTTCTCATGGCCAATGTGTACCTCCTGGTGCCCCCCatgctaaaccccatcatctatggggtgaggaccaaacagatccgggacaggctgctctggctctttactcataaagggacctaa